In a single window of the Maridesulfovibrio bastinii DSM 16055 genome:
- a CDS encoding UshA-like (seleno)protein family 2, which produces MFFRIFFLWLSVSLLWISPVQADDYVLSLAFTANTFGKVNPCPTUGGKTIGGLARRAGYLNDLKATTKDHPLLILGGSYEFLLPEGKPDQDKKRDALAKIFSYLDYDFGMLSPEESSYLSKSPSGIPDGWKYYSQITFKKFKIENGKTVGIITFPTIEDDKSNQISEALAARMVSCFKKFRKEADILIGMSPWGYFKEKSLLKNSQYLQCPLDILLGSGKGPGLTGQLVAENSTLWVRCYPTGKAVSRVDIIKFPDKNSDFKWKFGENIRCLIQSLLKNTREDPKVLNLLVGISDEK; this is translated from the coding sequence ATGTTTTTTAGAATCTTTTTTCTGTGGTTAAGTGTCAGCCTGCTGTGGATATCTCCCGTGCAGGCTGACGATTATGTATTGTCTTTAGCTTTTACAGCCAATACCTTCGGTAAAGTGAACCCCTGCCCCACATGAGGCGGGAAAACCATTGGTGGACTGGCCCGGCGGGCTGGCTATCTTAATGATTTAAAGGCGACAACCAAGGACCACCCTTTATTGATCCTTGGCGGGTCTTATGAATTTCTGCTTCCGGAAGGAAAACCAGATCAAGATAAAAAGAGGGATGCTCTGGCAAAAATCTTTTCTTATCTTGATTATGATTTTGGCATGCTTTCGCCTGAAGAAAGCAGCTACCTTTCAAAATCACCATCTGGAATACCAGATGGGTGGAAATATTATTCTCAAATTACTTTCAAAAAATTTAAAATTGAGAATGGAAAAACCGTTGGTATAATTACATTTCCAACCATTGAGGATGATAAATCCAATCAAATTTCGGAAGCCCTTGCAGCCAGAATGGTGAGCTGCTTTAAAAAATTTAGAAAAGAGGCGGATATTCTTATCGGGATGAGTCCCTGGGGCTACTTTAAAGAAAAGTCGCTGCTTAAAAACAGTCAGTATCTGCAATGCCCTCTTGATATCCTTTTAGGAAGCGGTAAGGGACCGGGACTGACGGGACAGTTAGTTGCAGAAAACAGCACACTTTGGGTCAGATGTTATCCCACGGGAAAAGCTGTAAGCAGAGTGGATATAATTAAATTTCCAGATAAGAATTCGGATTTTAAATGGAAGTTTGGAGAAAATATTCGTTGCCTGATTCAAAGCCTATTGAAAAATACAAGAGAAGACCCTAAGGTTCTCAACTTACTTGTAGGAATTTCCGACGAAAAGTAA
- the dapA gene encoding 4-hydroxy-tetrahydrodipicolinate synthase — MDFQGAFTALVTPFKNGKIDEEAYRELIEWQIEQGIDGLVPCGTTGEAATMTHEEQGDVIRICVEQVAKRIPVIAGAGSNNTREAVNLTLLAKQAGADAALQITPYYNKPTPDGLLAHFKVLAKESSMPFILYNVPGRTGLNAKPATIARIAREVPEVIGVKDATANMIQASEMIEQCPEGFTVLSGDDFTVLPLLSLGGHGVISVVSNIVPAMMSDMCRAYREKDTATAMELHYKMQPLSRSMFIETNPIPVKTALGMMGKMETSFRLPLVPLEPENEIKLKNALSENGII; from the coding sequence ATGGATTTCCAAGGAGCATTTACTGCTCTAGTCACACCTTTCAAGAATGGTAAGATCGATGAGGAAGCTTACCGTGAACTGATTGAGTGGCAGATTGAACAGGGGATAGATGGTCTTGTTCCATGCGGCACAACAGGTGAAGCTGCAACAATGACCCATGAAGAACAGGGTGATGTTATAAGAATCTGTGTGGAACAGGTAGCCAAAAGAATACCTGTAATTGCCGGAGCTGGTTCCAACAATACCCGTGAAGCTGTAAACCTGACCCTGCTTGCAAAACAGGCCGGAGCGGATGCAGCGCTTCAGATTACTCCGTACTATAATAAACCCACTCCTGACGGACTGCTTGCACATTTTAAAGTTCTTGCTAAAGAATCTTCTATGCCGTTTATTCTTTATAATGTTCCGGGTAGAACAGGCCTTAACGCCAAACCGGCTACCATTGCCCGCATAGCCCGTGAAGTTCCGGAGGTTATAGGTGTAAAAGATGCCACGGCAAACATGATTCAGGCATCTGAGATGATTGAACAGTGTCCCGAAGGTTTCACCGTGCTTTCAGGTGATGACTTTACCGTACTACCTTTACTTTCGCTTGGTGGTCACGGTGTTATTTCGGTTGTCAGCAACATTGTTCCGGCAATGATGTCTGACATGTGCAGAGCTTACCGTGAAAAAGATACTGCAACAGCTATGGAGCTGCATTACAAAATGCAGCCACTCAGCCGCAGCATGTTTATTGAAACAAACCCAATCCCGGTAAAAACAGCATTGGGCATGATGGGCAAAATGGAAACATCTTTCAGATTGCCTCTTGTTCCGCTTGAACCTGAAAATGAAATCAAGCTGAAAAACGCCCTTTCCGAAAACGGAATTATCTAA
- a CDS encoding glutamate decarboxylase has product MSLHEKEKIMDEITDDIYASNDVSQRLPKYRIPDSEHEARNIYQIISDELMLDGNAKQNLATFCQTWADEEIHKLMDQCLDKNMIDKDEYPQTAEIEERCVHIIADLWNSPEAENTIGCSTTGSSEAAMLGGLAMKFRWREKIGEGWEKRKPNIVTGPVQICWHKFARYFDVEIREIPMEKGRLIMSPDEVLKRCDENTIGVVVTLGVTFTCQYEPVEAVCVALDQLKKDTGLDIPVHVDAASGGFVAPFMDPDLKWDFRLPRVKSINASGHKYGLSPLGVGWAIWRDKDELPEDLIFNVNYLGGKMPTFALNFSRPGGQIIAQYYNLLRLGREGYERIHEACYKSAKYICKELKKLDLFDILYNGERSEGLPAVCWTIKEGVDPGFSLFDLSDKIRSRGWQIAAYSLPDDMTDTVVMRILVRHGFSMDMAELLVEDIKRCIKHFKKHPVSVSLDEEEGGGYSHS; this is encoded by the coding sequence ATGTCTTTGCATGAAAAAGAAAAGATTATGGATGAAATTACTGATGATATTTACGCATCAAATGATGTTTCCCAGCGTCTGCCTAAATACAGGATACCTGACAGTGAGCATGAAGCCCGCAATATTTATCAGATAATCAGTGATGAACTGATGCTTGATGGTAACGCAAAACAGAATCTGGCTACTTTTTGCCAGACATGGGCGGATGAGGAAATCCATAAGCTGATGGATCAATGTCTGGATAAGAATATGATTGATAAGGATGAATATCCTCAAACAGCAGAGATTGAAGAAAGATGCGTACATATTATTGCTGATTTGTGGAACTCCCCTGAAGCTGAAAATACAATCGGCTGCTCAACCACAGGATCAAGTGAAGCAGCAATGCTGGGCGGGCTTGCAATGAAGTTTCGCTGGCGTGAAAAAATTGGAGAAGGTTGGGAAAAAAGGAAACCCAATATTGTTACCGGGCCGGTTCAGATATGCTGGCATAAGTTTGCCCGTTATTTTGATGTGGAGATTAGAGAGATCCCCATGGAGAAGGGGAGGCTTATTATGTCTCCTGATGAAGTTTTAAAACGGTGCGATGAAAATACCATAGGAGTTGTTGTTACTTTAGGTGTTACTTTTACATGCCAGTATGAGCCTGTTGAGGCTGTATGCGTTGCTCTGGATCAATTAAAAAAAGATACTGGATTGGATATTCCGGTTCATGTCGATGCCGCCAGTGGTGGCTTTGTTGCTCCTTTTATGGACCCTGATCTGAAATGGGATTTCAGGCTGCCGCGGGTTAAATCAATCAATGCTTCCGGCCACAAGTATGGATTGTCCCCATTGGGTGTTGGCTGGGCAATCTGGCGTGATAAGGATGAGCTTCCTGAAGACTTGATTTTCAATGTGAACTACCTTGGTGGTAAAATGCCAACATTTGCTCTGAATTTTTCAAGGCCTGGGGGACAAATCATTGCACAATATTACAATTTATTGAGGCTTGGCAGAGAAGGTTATGAAAGGATTCATGAAGCCTGCTATAAATCCGCTAAATATATTTGCAAGGAACTTAAAAAATTAGATTTATTTGATATTTTATATAATGGTGAACGCAGCGAAGGGTTACCGGCTGTATGCTGGACTATAAAGGAAGGAGTGGACCCTGGTTTTTCGCTTTTTGATTTGTCGGATAAAATAAGATCAAGAGGTTGGCAGATTGCCGCATATTCACTGCCAGATGATATGACGGATACAGTGGTGATGCGTATTCTAGTCAGACATGGATTCAGTATGGACATGGCTGAATTGCTGGTAGAAGATATAAAAAGATGTATTAAACACTTTAAGAAACATCCCGTGAGCGTTTCTCTTGATGAGGAAGAGGGTGGTGGATATTCGCACAGTTGA
- the trmFO gene encoding methylenetetrahydrofolate--tRNA-(uracil(54)-C(5))-methyltransferase (FADH(2)-oxidizing) TrmFO, translating into MNKVAVIGGGLAGCESAMQLARAGVSVDLYEMKPERYSEAHTSAGLAELVCSNSLRSGDLSTAIGILKREMSALGSIVMEIAEETKVPAGSALAVDRELFSTRMTEVIEGQENINLIRKEIVSLNEPGFEDYQHIIVAAGPLASAGLVESLSNLIGDNKLYFYDAIAPIISRESVNMDVAFFGSRYKPEDDDYLNCPMTEEQYFAFLEELKKGEKVVPREFEKEIHFEGCLPIETMAERGDMTLSFGPLKPVGLIDPRTEEQSYAVVQLRAENRDKTAFNMVGFQTKLKYPEQKRIFRMIPGLEDAEFLRFGSIHRNTYVNAPSVLSEDLSLKSDSRIHLAGQITGVEGYLESSACGLWVGLLLARRITGLEPSLPPQDTSIGALLGHLREEKKNFQPSNVQFGLMPALNKKAPKRVRKELYGKRAIESFDKWKNENKL; encoded by the coding sequence GTGAATAAAGTAGCTGTAATCGGCGGAGGACTTGCCGGATGTGAAAGTGCAATGCAGCTGGCGCGCGCAGGCGTGTCAGTGGATTTGTATGAAATGAAACCGGAGCGTTATTCTGAAGCACATACTTCAGCCGGGCTGGCTGAGCTTGTCTGCTCCAATTCCCTTCGTTCTGGTGATCTGAGTACAGCTATTGGTATTTTGAAAAGAGAAATGTCTGCTCTCGGTTCCATTGTCATGGAGATTGCAGAAGAAACTAAAGTCCCTGCCGGATCAGCTCTTGCTGTTGATCGTGAACTATTTTCCACCAGAATGACCGAAGTTATAGAAGGTCAGGAAAATATCAATTTAATTCGTAAAGAAATTGTTTCTTTGAATGAACCGGGCTTTGAAGATTATCAGCATATTATTGTAGCCGCCGGACCGTTGGCCAGTGCTGGTTTGGTGGAAAGTCTTTCCAATCTTATCGGGGATAACAAGCTTTATTTTTATGACGCAATCGCTCCGATAATAAGTCGTGAATCTGTGAATATGGATGTGGCTTTTTTCGGTTCCCGCTATAAGCCTGAAGATGATGACTATCTAAACTGCCCGATGACAGAGGAACAGTATTTCGCATTTCTGGAAGAGTTGAAAAAAGGGGAAAAGGTTGTTCCCCGTGAATTTGAAAAGGAAATTCATTTTGAGGGGTGCCTTCCTATAGAAACTATGGCTGAGCGTGGTGATATGACTCTGTCCTTTGGACCGCTCAAACCAGTAGGGCTTATTGATCCCAGAACTGAAGAACAGTCTTATGCTGTTGTGCAGTTAAGGGCTGAGAATCGTGATAAAACTGCTTTTAACATGGTCGGTTTTCAGACCAAATTAAAATATCCCGAACAGAAGCGTATTTTCAGAATGATTCCGGGCCTTGAAGATGCAGAATTTTTGAGGTTTGGAAGTATTCATCGTAATACTTATGTTAATGCCCCCTCGGTACTGTCTGAAGACCTGTCGTTAAAATCTGACAGCAGAATTCATCTGGCTGGCCAGATCACCGGTGTTGAAGGATATCTTGAATCTTCGGCCTGCGGGTTGTGGGTAGGACTCCTTCTTGCTCGCAGGATTACAGGATTGGAACCGTCGCTTCCGCCTCAGGATACATCAATAGGTGCTTTACTTGGACATCTTCGTGAAGAAAAAAAGAATTTCCAACCATCAAATGTTCAATTCGGACTGATGCCGGCGCTTAATAAAAAAGCTCCCAAGAGGGTCAGGAAAGAACTCTACGGTAAGAGGGCTATTGAATCTTTTGACAAGTGGAAAAATGAAAATAAATTATAG
- a CDS encoding ABC transporter ATP-binding protein: MTSPLLKIEGLTTSFATPAGVVKAVDNATLELNQEETLAIVGESGCGKTVLSLSIMGLIADPPGRITAGQITYQDKNLTELSEKEMQKIRGNHISMIFQEPMTSLNPVFKVGEQIAEVLRQHRGLSRKEAAKEAIISLKKVGIPNPETRAESFPHEMSGGMRQRVMIAMALACNPEILIADEPTTALDVTIQAQILSLLEEIKNKTRGSLMLITHDLGVVARYADKVVVMYTGQIIESSNKIELFKNPMHPYTQGLLSSVPRPGLDEELIPIPGAVPSLGDLPPGCRFHPRCSKAMDRCKTEEPPVFTKDNRQVRCWLYEDFSK, translated from the coding sequence ATGACATCTCCCTTACTCAAAATAGAAGGTCTGACTACAAGCTTTGCAACCCCGGCCGGGGTCGTGAAAGCTGTGGATAATGCCACCCTTGAATTGAATCAAGAAGAAACTTTGGCAATTGTAGGAGAATCCGGTTGTGGTAAAACAGTTCTTTCCCTTTCAATAATGGGACTGATCGCCGATCCTCCGGGCAGAATTACTGCTGGTCAAATAACATATCAGGATAAAAATCTTACAGAACTATCCGAAAAAGAAATGCAAAAAATTCGTGGAAATCATATCTCAATGATTTTTCAGGAACCAATGACCTCACTAAACCCGGTATTTAAAGTTGGTGAGCAAATTGCTGAAGTGTTGCGCCAACACCGTGGTTTATCACGCAAGGAAGCCGCTAAAGAAGCCATAATAAGCCTTAAAAAAGTTGGAATACCCAATCCGGAAACAAGAGCGGAGAGTTTCCCGCATGAAATGAGTGGCGGGATGCGGCAGCGAGTTATGATTGCAATGGCCCTGGCTTGTAATCCCGAAATACTTATTGCTGATGAACCCACAACTGCACTTGATGTAACTATTCAGGCCCAGATTCTATCTTTGCTTGAAGAAATAAAAAATAAAACCAGAGGATCACTTATGCTGATCACTCATGATCTGGGGGTTGTTGCCCGCTATGCAGATAAAGTCGTGGTCATGTATACAGGTCAGATCATAGAATCTTCCAACAAAATTGAACTTTTTAAAAATCCCATGCACCCATACACCCAAGGACTTTTATCATCAGTACCTCGCCCCGGTCTTGATGAAGAACTAATCCCCATCCCCGGAGCTGTACCGTCTCTGGGAGACCTGCCACCCGGATGCCGTTTCCATCCCCGCTGCTCTAAAGCTATGGATCGCTGCAAAACGGAAGAGCCTCCAGTCTTCACAAAAGATAACAGACAGGTACGCTGCTGGTTGTATGAGGATTTCTCCAAATGA
- a CDS encoding ABC transporter ATP-binding protein produces the protein MNKMLLEIKNLYKYYPVNSGLLSVKKSTIKALNGISLKLRKGETLGLVGESGCGKSTLARIVTGLESPDKGEVLFEGKNISSWPRKKLSSKIQMVFQDPYSSLNPRQKIFNVIAEGMKIHKTGSASEIKDRVKNLLEQVGLLPEHSKRYPHEFSGGQRQRIAIARAISLNPDLIVCDEPVSALDVSVQAQVIRLLKKIQTEYELSYLFISHDLSVVSYISDRIAVMYLGRLMETSPAGSLYSNPLHPYTRTLLDAVPIPDPDHIYKSDVLSGDIPSPVDPPKGCPFHPRCRESKPECSLNFPEWKEIEPEHFVSCHLY, from the coding sequence ATGAACAAAATGCTTCTCGAAATAAAAAATCTCTATAAATACTATCCCGTAAACTCAGGTTTACTGTCAGTTAAAAAATCGACCATAAAAGCTCTGAATGGAATATCCCTTAAGTTACGCAAAGGAGAAACCCTTGGACTGGTCGGAGAATCCGGTTGCGGGAAGTCTACACTTGCAAGAATAGTCACAGGTTTAGAATCACCTGATAAAGGTGAAGTTCTTTTTGAAGGGAAAAATATATCATCATGGCCGCGCAAAAAGCTGAGTTCTAAAATTCAGATGGTTTTTCAGGACCCCTATTCTTCTCTTAACCCCCGGCAGAAAATTTTTAATGTAATTGCCGAGGGTATGAAGATACACAAAACAGGGTCAGCTTCTGAAATTAAAGACAGGGTAAAAAATCTTCTTGAACAGGTTGGCCTTTTACCAGAACATTCCAAAAGATATCCGCATGAATTCTCCGGAGGCCAGCGGCAAAGAATAGCGATTGCCAGAGCCATTTCACTCAATCCTGATCTTATTGTGTGTGATGAACCTGTTTCCGCCCTTGATGTTTCTGTTCAGGCGCAAGTAATAAGACTGCTGAAAAAAATACAGACGGAGTATGAGTTAAGCTATCTTTTCATTTCTCACGATCTCTCTGTGGTCAGTTATATCAGCGACAGAATTGCTGTTATGTATTTGGGTAGATTGATGGAGACTTCACCGGCAGGATCATTATATTCAAATCCGTTGCATCCATACACAAGGACTCTGCTGGATGCTGTACCCATACCAGATCCTGACCATATTTATAAATCTGATGTCCTTTCAGGAGATATTCCCAGCCCTGTAGATCCACCAAAAGGCTGCCCTTTTCATCCCCGGTGCCGGGAATCAAAGCCGGAATGTTCTTTAAATTTTCCAGAATGGAAGGAAATTGAACCCGAACATTTTGTTTCCTGCCACTTATATTAA
- a CDS encoding HDIG domain-containing metalloprotein, with protein sequence MISRDEAFDLLKANTPEENLIHHALESEAVMKALAAHLGQDEELWSITGLLHDLDYSSTKDSPEKHGLTGAEMLKDKLPEEALYAIKAHNGEMTGAAPKSQFDYALRCGETVTGLIHANALIRPEGMQGMAPKSLKKKMKAKAFAASVNREIIKECEKLGLDITEFFKISITAIEDIADQVSLKG encoded by the coding sequence ATGATTTCCAGAGATGAAGCGTTCGATCTCTTAAAAGCGAACACCCCGGAAGAAAATTTAATCCACCACGCCCTTGAATCAGAAGCTGTGATGAAAGCTCTTGCTGCCCATCTTGGACAGGATGAAGAGCTCTGGTCGATCACAGGTTTACTGCATGACCTTGATTACAGCTCCACAAAAGATTCTCCTGAAAAACATGGACTGACCGGAGCAGAAATGCTCAAGGACAAACTTCCAGAGGAAGCTCTCTACGCCATTAAAGCACATAATGGAGAAATGACAGGGGCAGCTCCTAAATCTCAATTTGACTATGCGCTGAGATGTGGTGAAACTGTCACAGGTCTTATACACGCAAACGCACTCATAAGACCTGAAGGCATGCAGGGAATGGCTCCTAAAAGTCTAAAGAAAAAGATGAAAGCAAAAGCTTTTGCAGCCAGTGTTAATCGTGAAATTATCAAGGAATGCGAAAAACTTGGTCTCGATATTACTGAATTTTTTAAAATTTCAATCACAGCTATAGAAGACATAGCTGATCAGGTCTCACTGAAAGGATAA
- a CDS encoding winged helix-turn-helix domain-containing protein has protein sequence MSEEESLRARVRMNLWLENDEGVMFGLGRAQLLKLIDELGSLNKAAKKLGMSYRAAWGRIKSTEEVLGDHIVEKSRGRSGYNLTPLGIMILNEYKKWQADVESYALVKAREFFPWDIQPYKDFDEKEESQDDKD, from the coding sequence ATGAGTGAAGAAGAATCCCTGCGCGCTCGCGTCCGTATGAATCTGTGGCTTGAAAATGATGAAGGTGTAATGTTCGGCCTCGGCAGGGCTCAGCTCTTAAAACTTATTGATGAACTTGGGTCTCTCAACAAGGCTGCCAAAAAGCTTGGCATGTCTTATCGAGCCGCATGGGGTAGAATCAAGAGTACTGAAGAAGTTCTTGGAGATCATATTGTTGAAAAATCAAGAGGACGGAGCGGCTATAATCTAACTCCTCTGGGTATTATGATTTTGAATGAATATAAGAAATGGCAGGCTGATGTGGAAAGTTATGCTCTGGTCAAAGCCAGAGAGTTTTTTCCCTGGGATATTCAGCCATACAAAGACTTTGATGAAAAAGAAGAATCTCAGGATGATAAAGATTAA